The Nocardia arthritidis genome has a window encoding:
- a CDS encoding serine hydrolase produces the protein MNSTALASGLLRRDRALAQLIRFALVGGVSNIAYVLLFMVMHGTGPLIANAAGSILSTVIANELHRRLTFQAAGRVGWFAAQCEGGGLALIGLLVSSAALAGLRCSAPDLGDRAQAGAVLAVMAAVGGMRFIALRGFVFGARQPRQHGDGPVSGRRAIVAAMINSPKKMPRIFQRTAVLAMSAALLTGAAGVAAADGPDTGQDRPELRKALQEVAEYSGITGVQLRVHDQRGEWVGSAGVRELGKAEKPPTDGKFRIGSTTKAFYSTVVLQLVGEGKIGLDSPAADYLPDFGLDRRITVRMLLQHTSGVFNFTGEYFPDGRYEPGIPWAGKDWVDNRFHTYPPEELARLGLAKPLKFAPGTDWSYSNTNYVLAKLMIEKVTGNSDRDEIQRRILQPLGLRDTVVPGDSPDIAEPHAHGYYKYEDAGQWKTIDVTRQNPSWISAAGDMISTTADLHTFFSSLVGGKLLPAALLTEMTKMHPTPLPTMSYGLGLEMWDVGCGSVLASDGGVQGYGTLVYSTPDGSKTLEASVTYVDADEKHAPVEAQQKAVQRLTSEVFCGGQAAG, from the coding sequence GTGAACAGCACAGCACTTGCCTCCGGACTTCTGCGCAGGGATCGCGCCCTCGCCCAACTGATCCGTTTCGCGCTGGTCGGCGGTGTCAGCAACATTGCCTATGTCCTGTTGTTCATGGTCATGCACGGAACCGGGCCGCTGATCGCCAACGCCGCGGGCTCGATCCTCAGCACGGTTATCGCCAACGAACTGCACCGGCGGCTCACCTTTCAGGCGGCCGGGCGGGTCGGGTGGTTCGCCGCGCAGTGCGAAGGCGGCGGGCTGGCGTTGATCGGCCTGCTGGTCAGCTCCGCGGCGCTGGCCGGCCTGCGGTGCTCGGCGCCCGACCTCGGCGATAGAGCGCAGGCGGGTGCGGTGCTCGCCGTCATGGCGGCGGTCGGCGGTATGCGCTTCATCGCATTGCGCGGCTTCGTCTTCGGAGCGCGACAGCCGCGTCAGCACGGTGACGGTCCGGTGTCAGGACGGCGGGCGATCGTTGCCGCCATGATCAATTCACCGAAGAAAATGCCACGGATCTTCCAGCGCACGGCGGTGCTGGCGATGTCGGCGGCGCTGTTGACCGGGGCGGCGGGTGTGGCGGCCGCGGACGGCCCGGATACCGGGCAGGATCGCCCCGAGCTGCGCAAGGCCCTTCAGGAGGTCGCCGAGTACTCCGGCATCACCGGGGTGCAGTTGCGGGTGCACGATCAGCGCGGCGAGTGGGTCGGCAGCGCCGGGGTACGTGAGTTGGGCAAGGCCGAGAAACCACCGACGGACGGGAAGTTCCGGATCGGCAGCACCACCAAGGCCTTCTACTCGACCGTGGTGCTGCAACTCGTGGGCGAGGGCAAGATCGGGCTGGACAGCCCGGCCGCCGATTACCTCCCCGATTTCGGGCTGGACCGGCGGATCACGGTGCGAATGCTGTTGCAGCACACCAGCGGTGTATTCAACTTCACCGGCGAGTATTTCCCCGACGGGAGATACGAACCGGGAATCCCGTGGGCGGGCAAGGACTGGGTGGACAACCGCTTCCACACCTACCCGCCGGAGGAGCTGGCGCGGCTGGGGTTGGCCAAACCGCTGAAGTTCGCGCCGGGCACGGACTGGAGCTACTCGAACACCAACTACGTGCTGGCCAAGCTGATGATCGAGAAGGTCACCGGCAACTCCGACCGCGACGAGATACAGCGGCGAATCCTGCAGCCGCTCGGACTGCGGGACACCGTGGTGCCGGGCGATTCGCCGGACATCGCCGAACCGCACGCGCACGGCTACTACAAATACGAAGACGCCGGGCAATGGAAGACGATCGACGTCACCCGGCAGAACCCCTCCTGGATCTCCGCCGCCGGTGACATGATTTCGACCACCGCGGATCTCCACACATTCTTCTCCTCGTTGGTCGGCGGAAAACTGCTCCCGGCCGCGCTACTGACCGAGATGACCAAGATGCACCCGACACCCCTCCCGACGATGAGCTACGGCCTCGGGCTGGAGATGTGGGACGTGGGCTGTGGATCCGTCCTCGCCTCCGACGGCGGTGTCCAGGGCTACGGAACGCTGGTGTACAGCACCCCCGACGGCAGTAAGACCTTGGAAGCCTCGGTGACCTACGTTGACGCCGATGAAAAGCATGCCCCAGTAGAAGCTCAGCAGAAGGCGGTGCAGCGGCTCACCAGCGAAGTGTTCTGTGGCGGACAAGCCGCAGGCTGA
- a CDS encoding CPBP family intramembrane glutamic endopeptidase: MQAFTDTRPNRTVERLLSDRHPLPLSIALHLVPGALIVAAYLLVGEPFAEAIGYPALLGWAIALCLILIPILAGLLWLGRKRNGHFSFHGVLHYTGRPLSRGKLVAMVIPLIGWMLVVGFALAPVNNFCKGFFTWLPYANTGDSPTSYLDGYSHSVMLTTMAISLPLTGISLPLIEELYFRGFLLPRIAHLGNWAPVASTLLFSLYHFWSPWMFVSRTIFTFPGFWFAWRDKDIRLSIGMHVGVDALLAASGFTAIALNLI, encoded by the coding sequence ATGCAAGCATTCACAGATACTCGACCGAACAGAACAGTCGAGCGGTTGCTGAGCGACCGCCACCCGCTGCCGCTGTCCATCGCGTTGCATCTGGTACCCGGCGCACTGATCGTCGCCGCCTACCTGCTCGTCGGCGAACCATTCGCCGAAGCCATCGGCTACCCGGCTCTCCTGGGTTGGGCGATCGCGCTGTGCCTGATTCTGATCCCGATCCTGGCGGGGCTGCTTTGGTTGGGCCGAAAACGCAACGGACACTTCTCATTTCACGGTGTACTGCACTACACTGGAAGACCGCTCTCGCGCGGGAAGCTCGTGGCGATGGTCATCCCCCTCATCGGATGGATGCTGGTGGTGGGGTTCGCGCTGGCACCGGTGAACAATTTCTGCAAAGGCTTCTTCACCTGGCTCCCATACGCGAACACCGGCGACAGCCCGACCTCATATCTCGACGGGTACTCGCATTCGGTCATGCTCACCACGATGGCGATAAGCCTGCCGCTGACCGGAATCTCCTTGCCGCTCATCGAAGAGCTGTACTTCCGCGGCTTCCTGCTGCCCCGCATCGCACACCTCGGCAACTGGGCGCCGGTAGCCAGCACACTCCTGTTCTCGCTCTACCACTTCTGGTCGCCGTGGATGTTCGTGTCGCGCACCATCTTCACCTTCCCAGGCTTCTGGTTCGCCTGGCGAGACAAGGACATTCGGCTCTCCATCGGAATGCACGTCGGCGTAGACGCCCTACTGGCCGCATCCGGCTTCACCGCCATCGCCCTGAACCTCATCTAG
- a CDS encoding ADP-ribosyltransferase, whose amino-acid sequence MADDDDDFERIRLGEIALAGQDLTLLTPEESGAIRAYALNLFQLINDALWGHAPMTPFLERYISLIRSGLAKYPLTEPVRVTRESEAALYGIVDEESAYALVEEQFTHEGFMSTCGLEYPPRSMRHRDPVILDLVVPAGIPALRLGELATVRAEREVLLIDARSYYIVGVDWDVARNMWRIQAFVTGGV is encoded by the coding sequence ATGGCGGATGATGATGACGATTTCGAGAGAATCCGGTTGGGGGAGATAGCGCTCGCTGGTCAGGATCTCACTCTCCTCACACCGGAGGAGAGCGGAGCGATCCGCGCGTATGCCTTGAACCTCTTTCAGCTGATAAATGATGCCTTGTGGGGGCATGCCCCCATGACCCCGTTCCTGGAGCGGTACATCAGCCTGATTCGGTCCGGTCTAGCGAAGTACCCACTGACCGAGCCGGTGCGCGTGACCCGCGAATCCGAGGCCGCGCTATACGGCATTGTCGACGAGGAATCGGCTTACGCGCTGGTCGAGGAGCAATTCACACATGAAGGGTTCATGTCGACGTGCGGTCTAGAGTATCCGCCGCGCTCAATGCGCCATCGCGACCCGGTGATTCTGGACCTGGTCGTGCCCGCTGGCATTCCAGCCCTGCGGCTGGGTGAGCTCGCCACAGTGCGTGCCGAGCGGGAGGTTCTGCTCATCGACGCGCGAAGCTACTACATCGTTGGTGTCGATTGGGATGTGGCGCGTAATATGTGGCGCATCCAGGCATTCGTGACGGGAGGTGTGTGA
- a CDS encoding MBL fold metallo-hydrolase: MPERIVPDYEVFVNDPIPFADRLPTGETMMWSPLASTLIFGASDAVLVDPPFTREQTDRVGDWVQRSGKRLTHIYITHGHGDHWFGTARLVERFPGATVYATAGTIALMHESITQRKLFWDTVFPGQIGETPVTAQPVPAAGFTLEGHPLHAVEVGHSDCDNSTVLHLPSIGLVVAGDVAYNGVHQYLAEGAGGGLEAWLRAVEHIRRLHPRAVVAGHKARERADDPRVLDETADYLRTALRLLSEKPSARTFFESMLASFPDRLNPGAVWLSATRLLSDQIT; this comes from the coding sequence GTGCCTGAGCGCATCGTGCCCGACTACGAGGTATTCGTGAACGACCCGATTCCGTTTGCGGACAGGCTGCCGACCGGCGAGACGATGATGTGGTCGCCGCTGGCATCGACCCTGATCTTCGGCGCCTCCGACGCCGTACTCGTCGATCCCCCGTTCACCCGGGAACAGACCGACCGAGTAGGCGACTGGGTGCAACGATCCGGCAAACGCCTCACGCACATCTATATCACCCACGGCCACGGTGACCACTGGTTCGGGACGGCCCGGCTGGTCGAACGCTTTCCCGGCGCGACCGTCTACGCCACCGCGGGGACCATCGCGCTGATGCACGAGTCCATAACGCAACGAAAACTGTTCTGGGACACCGTCTTTCCTGGACAGATCGGCGAAACACCCGTAACCGCACAGCCTGTCCCGGCGGCCGGATTCACCCTCGAGGGCCACCCACTGCACGCCGTCGAGGTAGGGCACAGCGACTGCGACAATTCAACGGTGTTGCACCTGCCGTCGATCGGACTGGTGGTCGCCGGGGACGTCGCCTACAACGGTGTGCACCAGTACCTCGCCGAGGGCGCCGGCGGCGGCCTCGAAGCGTGGCTGCGGGCCGTCGAGCACATTCGGCGGCTGCACCCCCGCGCGGTCGTCGCCGGTCACAAGGCCCGCGAGCGTGCCGACGATCCGCGCGTCCTGGACGAAACGGCCGACTATCTGCGCACCGCACTGCGGTTGCTATCGGAAAAACCCTCCGCACGAACCTTTTTCGAGTCAATGCTGGCCAGTTTCCCGGACCGGCTGAATCCGGGCGCGGTCTGGCTCAGCGCGACGCGGCTGCTGAGCGATCAGATCACCTAG
- a CDS encoding winged helix-turn-helix transcriptional regulator: MLGRRWAATVLRALVTGPARFSDIAAVIPGMTDKLLSQRLEDLEADGLVDRLVHTGPPVRVEYRLTEKGAALSEVLLALNQWALQWIELPAEH, encoded by the coding sequence ATGCTCGGCCGACGCTGGGCGGCCACGGTGCTGCGCGCCCTGGTCACCGGCCCGGCGCGGTTCAGTGACATCGCCGCGGTCATTCCCGGCATGACCGACAAGCTGCTCTCGCAACGGCTCGAGGACCTCGAGGCCGACGGGCTCGTCGACCGGCTGGTACACACGGGCCCGCCGGTGCGGGTCGAATACCGGCTCACCGAGAAAGGCGCCGCCCTCAGTGAGGTTCTGCTGGCGCTCAACCAGTGGGCGCTGCAATGGATCGAGCTGCCCGCCGAACACTGA
- a CDS encoding Vps62-related protein encodes MVDSIRYGALDIAVTDQFNRRWDDRGSGATMHGAFFNPNCGGALFQQGWRYLGSVGHSGDHEDITGKRATILVRGANAADQMVKPPVRFELIWKDQGSGAKANGAVWRPIPPQGYVALGDVWGSWNSWDPPNLEYYGCIRRELAGRRYVREGRIGSLIWWDKKSGAKSDVSTWQIQPLAYPSDSTERLILGADLLRAQANYDTPTESVYVLDVPAAVVKRNPPAIPVLTSHQEPDPIAQITDRAVTVPCTVVTDPGKTIAWQIANSPFYTLERRVNYSLQIFRNNQNGTTPAESSVSVTTGVTETASEEYSKRTSVTVTAKAGIEIKGLSAGIETSVTTELGYSSRYEVAQLRSVTKTHGLTTPPQASGALWSATHEIIAIRRDGEAIGGGSGLKFDIDSYVTGQYPSDARVVDTVDGAIVENSDPAEAFGTTTPNVPAAEPIPPID; translated from the coding sequence ATGGTCGACAGCATCAGGTACGGGGCATTGGATATCGCGGTGACCGATCAGTTCAACCGCCGGTGGGACGATCGCGGGTCGGGTGCCACGATGCACGGCGCGTTCTTCAATCCGAACTGCGGGGGCGCCCTGTTCCAACAGGGTTGGCGGTATCTGGGCAGCGTGGGGCACAGCGGAGACCATGAAGACATCACCGGAAAGCGCGCGACGATCCTGGTGCGTGGCGCGAACGCCGCGGACCAGATGGTGAAACCGCCGGTGCGGTTCGAGCTGATCTGGAAAGACCAGGGCTCGGGCGCCAAAGCCAATGGTGCTGTGTGGCGGCCCATCCCGCCGCAGGGGTATGTGGCGCTCGGGGATGTGTGGGGTTCGTGGAACAGCTGGGATCCGCCGAACCTCGAGTACTACGGGTGCATCCGCAGGGAACTCGCGGGGCGCCGCTACGTGCGCGAAGGCCGGATCGGTTCGCTGATCTGGTGGGATAAGAAGTCCGGAGCGAAGTCGGATGTGTCCACCTGGCAGATCCAGCCGCTCGCCTACCCCTCCGACAGCACCGAGCGTTTGATCCTGGGCGCGGATCTGCTACGGGCACAGGCGAATTACGACACTCCCACCGAATCGGTATATGTCCTCGACGTGCCCGCCGCGGTCGTCAAGCGCAATCCCCCGGCGATCCCGGTACTGACCTCGCATCAGGAGCCCGACCCGATCGCGCAGATCACCGACCGTGCCGTGACGGTGCCGTGCACGGTGGTCACCGACCCCGGCAAGACCATCGCGTGGCAGATCGCGAACTCCCCGTTCTACACGCTGGAGCGGCGAGTCAACTACTCCTTGCAGATCTTCCGGAACAATCAGAACGGCACCACTCCCGCCGAGTCGAGCGTGTCGGTGACCACCGGCGTGACCGAAACCGCCAGCGAGGAGTACAGCAAGCGGACCAGCGTCACGGTCACCGCCAAGGCAGGCATCGAGATCAAGGGCCTGTCGGCGGGTATCGAGACCAGCGTGACCACCGAACTCGGCTACAGCAGCCGCTACGAGGTCGCACAGCTGCGCTCGGTGACCAAGACCCACGGTCTCACCACACCGCCGCAGGCGTCGGGCGCGCTGTGGTCGGCCACCCACGAGATCATCGCGATTCGCCGCGACGGCGAAGCCATCGGTGGTGGCAGCGGCCTCAAGTTCGATATCGACTCCTACGTCACCGGCCAATACCCCTCCGACGCCAGGGTCGTCGACACCGTCGACGGAGCCATCGTCGAAAACAGCGATCCCGCCGAGGCATTCGGCACCACCACGCCGAATGTCCCTGCCGCCGAACCGATCCCGCCGATCGACTGA
- the rsmA gene encoding 16S rRNA (adenine(1518)-N(6)/adenine(1519)-N(6))-dimethyltransferase RsmA, producing MPEPDVSARGSAALLGPAEVRVLAERFGVRPTKQLGQNFVHDANTVRRIVSAAGVGRADTVLEVGPGLGSLTLALLDVVDSVIAVEIDPVLAQHLPETVADRAPELADRLTVVLADALRVRAAELPTAPTALVANLPYNVAVPVLLHLLAELPSIATTLVMVQAEVADRLAAEPGSRTYGVPSVKAGFFGTVRRAGAIGTQVFWPVPRVDSGLVRIERYAQPPWPMDAAHRTRVFEVVDAAFAQRRKTLRSALSGWAGSAAEAERRLVAVGIDPTARGETLDTAAFVRLAAQG from the coding sequence GTGCCCGAACCTGATGTTTCCGCTCGTGGGAGCGCCGCGCTGCTCGGACCCGCCGAGGTGCGGGTGCTCGCCGAGCGCTTCGGCGTGCGGCCGACCAAACAGCTCGGACAGAACTTCGTGCACGACGCGAACACCGTGCGGCGCATCGTCAGCGCCGCCGGGGTCGGCCGAGCCGACACCGTACTAGAGGTGGGGCCGGGGCTGGGTTCGCTGACCCTCGCCCTGCTCGACGTGGTGGATTCGGTGATCGCCGTCGAGATCGATCCGGTTCTGGCGCAACACCTTCCGGAGACCGTCGCGGACCGCGCTCCCGAGCTGGCGGATCGGCTGACGGTCGTGCTCGCCGATGCGCTGCGGGTGCGCGCCGCCGAATTGCCCACAGCGCCAACCGCACTCGTCGCCAACCTGCCCTATAACGTCGCGGTACCGGTTCTGCTCCACCTGCTCGCCGAATTGCCAAGTATCGCAACAACATTGGTCATGGTGCAGGCCGAGGTCGCGGACCGGCTCGCCGCCGAACCCGGCAGCAGGACCTACGGCGTCCCGAGCGTCAAAGCCGGTTTCTTCGGCACCGTCCGCCGCGCGGGCGCCATCGGCACCCAGGTCTTCTGGCCGGTGCCGCGCGTCGACTCCGGCCTGGTCCGCATCGAACGTTACGCACAACCTCCCTGGCCCATGGACGCCGCCCACCGCACCCGCGTCTTCGAGGTCGTCGACGCCGCCTTCGCCCAACGCCGCAAAACCCTCCGCTCCGCCCTGTCGGGTTGGGCCGGTTCCGCGGCCGAAGCCGAACGCCGCCTGGTCGCCGTGGGTATCGATCCCACCGCCCGCGGCGAAACCTTGGACACCGCCGCCTTCGTCCGGTTGGCGGCGCAGGGGTAA
- a CDS encoding lipase family protein, with protein sequence MRVLRGMVAAAIGVGLVVQANPVQAQPIPAPVQAPGTLISATPQPDGWHGASDGSVIEYWTSNSAGAALPASGALYLPPGPAPAGGWPVMAYDHGTSGLGAGCGGQADPAGHPYQEIRAREDQLIRHVVSQGFAVVATDYLGLGRFGTGPHPYLELRTEATATIDMVRAARAAHPELSRTWGVFGASQGGQAALGTGHLQRTYAPDLDFRGTIAIDPESDVEKVFPLAGPGIPPVSNSDGAMSFFVSILAGLRAARPDVDVDQYLTPLGKSVLDDIGTKCLDGIIDRVAGLGVGDILARPLSDDRIRAAYTDYLTVPTSGYDRPILLLLNVTDTVVPSPLHAALVAQFAANGVDFQTVTGTGRHTQLNDRMYAAMDAFLARVK encoded by the coding sequence GTGCGTGTTCTGCGTGGGATGGTGGCGGCGGCCATCGGTGTCGGTCTGGTTGTTCAGGCGAATCCGGTTCAGGCCCAACCAATTCCGGCACCGGTCCAGGCTCCTGGCACGCTGATCTCGGCGACGCCGCAGCCGGACGGCTGGCACGGCGCGTCCGACGGTTCGGTCATCGAGTACTGGACGAGTAACTCCGCGGGTGCCGCGTTGCCCGCCAGCGGTGCGCTGTATCTGCCGCCCGGTCCGGCGCCTGCCGGTGGCTGGCCGGTGATGGCATACGACCACGGCACCAGCGGGTTGGGCGCGGGCTGCGGTGGACAGGCCGATCCGGCGGGGCATCCGTATCAGGAGATCCGCGCGAGAGAGGATCAGTTGATCCGGCATGTGGTGTCGCAGGGCTTCGCGGTGGTGGCCACCGATTACCTCGGGCTCGGCCGCTTCGGCACCGGGCCGCATCCCTATCTCGAACTGCGCACCGAGGCCACCGCGACCATCGACATGGTGCGCGCCGCCCGCGCGGCACATCCCGAATTGTCGCGCACCTGGGGCGTTTTCGGCGCCTCGCAGGGTGGTCAGGCCGCGCTCGGCACCGGACATCTGCAGCGCACCTACGCGCCCGACCTGGACTTCCGCGGGACCATCGCGATCGATCCGGAATCCGATGTGGAGAAGGTGTTCCCGCTGGCCGGGCCCGGGATCCCGCCGGTATCGAACAGTGATGGCGCGATGAGCTTCTTCGTCAGCATCCTGGCCGGGCTGCGGGCCGCGCGGCCGGACGTCGACGTCGACCAATATCTGACGCCGCTCGGCAAATCCGTGCTCGACGATATCGGGACGAAATGCCTCGACGGAATCATCGACCGGGTGGCTGGGCTCGGGGTCGGCGATATCCTGGCGCGGCCGCTGTCCGATGACCGCATCCGGGCCGCCTACACCGACTATCTGACCGTGCCGACCAGTGGCTACGACCGCCCGATTCTGTTGCTGCTCAACGTAACCGACACCGTCGTGCCCTCGCCGCTGCACGCCGCGCTCGTCGCGCAGTTCGCCGCGAACGGGGTCGACTTCCAGACCGTGACCGGTACCGGGCGGCACACCCAGCTGAACGACCGGATGTACGCGGCGATGGACGCGTTCCTGGCGCGGGTGAAGTAG
- a CDS encoding resuscitation-promoting factor → MSPLTRINQSRSPLLYAAIAALLLTLIAGAGLAIVNRKTVTVVVDGQKSLMTTMSRNVRGVLRAAGVDVTVRDKVVPALASAVGDGSVITLNRARQVELSIDGKAPEKVWTTGLTPAEAAAQLDIAKDMYVADRDAKLPLEGAILRIASPRSISLIDGVGNPVDVRLAAPTVGEFLKVAGIPLIEEDTVEPAPDTPVVDNMRVVVTRKRVENKTETDVPLDPPENVIEDPTMNMSRSVVETPGAPGVQDVTYAVTMVNGREVSRKQLSSTVKVTAQPKTIRKGAKPGTEVPPVKDGPIWDALAKCESGGNWAINTGNGYYGGIQFDQGTWERQGGTRYAPRADMATREEQIAIAEVTRARQGWGAWPTCTSRLGIGAGAE, encoded by the coding sequence ATGTCCCCATTAACGCGGATCAACCAGTCCCGCTCGCCGCTGCTCTACGCGGCGATCGCGGCGCTGCTGCTGACGCTGATCGCCGGCGCGGGCCTGGCGATCGTGAACCGCAAGACGGTGACCGTTGTGGTGGACGGTCAGAAGTCGCTGATGACCACCATGTCCCGCAACGTTCGCGGCGTGCTCCGCGCCGCGGGGGTCGACGTCACCGTCCGGGACAAGGTGGTGCCGGCGCTCGCGTCCGCGGTCGGCGACGGTTCGGTCATCACGCTGAACCGGGCCCGTCAGGTGGAGCTGTCCATCGACGGCAAGGCGCCGGAGAAGGTGTGGACCACCGGGCTCACCCCGGCCGAGGCCGCCGCCCAGCTCGATATCGCCAAGGACATGTACGTCGCGGATCGCGACGCGAAGCTGCCGCTGGAGGGCGCGATACTGCGCATCGCGAGCCCCCGCTCGATCTCGCTGATCGACGGCGTCGGCAACCCGGTGGACGTGCGCCTGGCCGCGCCGACCGTCGGCGAATTCCTCAAGGTCGCGGGCATTCCGCTGATCGAGGAGGACACCGTCGAACCGGCGCCGGACACCCCGGTGGTCGACAACATGCGCGTGGTGGTGACCCGCAAGCGCGTCGAGAACAAGACCGAGACCGATGTGCCGCTCGACCCGCCGGAGAACGTCATCGAGGATCCGACCATGAATATGAGCCGGTCGGTGGTGGAGACGCCCGGCGCGCCCGGCGTGCAGGACGTGACCTACGCGGTCACCATGGTCAACGGCCGAGAGGTGAGCCGCAAACAGCTCTCGTCGACGGTCAAGGTCACCGCGCAGCCGAAAACCATCCGCAAGGGCGCCAAGCCGGGCACCGAGGTGCCGCCGGTGAAGGACGGCCCGATCTGGGACGCGCTGGCCAAATGCGAATCCGGCGGCAACTGGGCGATCAACACCGGTAACGGCTATTACGGCGGCATCCAGTTCGATCAGGGCACCTGGGAGCGGCAGGGCGGTACCAGGTACGCGCCGCGCGCCGATATGGCGACGCGCGAGGAGCAGATCGCCATCGCCGAGGTGACCAGGGCGCGGCAGGGCTGGGGCGCCTGGCCGACGTGCACCAGCAGGCTCGGCATCGGGGCGGGCGCGGAGTAA
- a CDS encoding TatD family hydrolase, with amino-acid sequence MSSKRPAPELPEPLAPLVDAHTHLDACGATDAGSVEVMVDRAASVGVGRVVTVADDLKAAQWAVEAAHWDDRVYAAVALHPTRANALDEQAKAELTRLAADPRVVAVGETGLDYYWPGKLDGCADIETQIEGFRWHIELAKQVGKPLMIHNREADHDLLTVLLDEGAPETVIFHCFSSDTNMALACVAEGYILSFSGTVSFKNAHELREAAKVVPDDQLLVETDAPYLTPHPFRGAPNEPYCLPYTMRALAELRGQDPVELAEISTANARRIYGI; translated from the coding sequence ATGTCCAGTAAGCGCCCGGCCCCGGAACTGCCGGAACCCCTTGCGCCGCTGGTCGATGCGCATACCCACCTCGATGCGTGCGGCGCGACGGACGCCGGTTCGGTCGAGGTGATGGTGGATCGTGCCGCCTCGGTCGGCGTCGGCCGGGTGGTCACCGTCGCCGACGATCTGAAGGCCGCGCAGTGGGCGGTTGAGGCCGCGCACTGGGACGACCGGGTGTACGCCGCGGTCGCGCTGCATCCGACCCGCGCGAACGCGCTCGACGAGCAGGCGAAGGCGGAATTGACGAGGCTGGCGGCCGATCCGCGTGTCGTCGCGGTCGGCGAAACCGGACTCGACTACTACTGGCCGGGCAAACTCGACGGCTGCGCCGATATCGAAACGCAGATAGAGGGTTTCCGCTGGCATATCGAACTGGCCAAGCAGGTGGGTAAACCGCTGATGATCCACAATCGCGAGGCCGACCACGACCTGCTCACCGTGCTGCTCGATGAGGGCGCGCCGGAAACCGTTATCTTCCATTGCTTTTCGTCGGATACGAATATGGCGCTGGCCTGTGTTGCCGAGGGGTACATTCTGAGTTTCTCGGGAACGGTGAGTTTCAAGAACGCGCATGAATTGCGCGAGGCGGCCAAGGTGGTGCCGGACGATCAACTGCTGGTGGAGACCGACGCGCCATATCTGACTCCGCATCCGTTCCGTGGCGCGCCCAACGAACCGTATTGCCTGCCGTACACCATGCGTGCTTTGGCCGAATTGCGTGGTCAGGACCCGGTGGAGTTGGCCGAGATCAGTACGGCGAACGCCCGGCGGATATACGGAATCTGA